In a single window of the Pandoraea pulmonicola genome:
- a CDS encoding GNAT family N-acetyltransferase: MRDLPNPTMPLSSLTPTSRRRLPRPETPVKPNLAVAWAHDESELREAQRLRYQVFAEEMGASVKGPAGLDVDEYDQYCDHLLVRDQDSLKVVGTYRVLPPAQAKRLGRLYSEGEFDLSRLDHLRPKLLETGRSCVHPDYRNGAVIMALWSGLAEYMLRHGLETMLGCASVPMADGGHYAASLYRKLQDTAMAPTEYHAVPRIALPVDELQSTLDVEPPTLVKGYLRLGARICGAPAWDPDFNTADFLTLFRLSDMNPRYARHFLGPELVNKLKQA, encoded by the coding sequence ATGCGCGACCTGCCGAACCCCACCATGCCGCTTTCTTCGTTGACCCCTACGTCGCGGAGGCGTCTTCCTCGCCCTGAAACGCCTGTCAAACCGAATCTGGCTGTGGCGTGGGCACACGACGAAAGCGAGCTTCGAGAAGCGCAACGCCTGAGATATCAGGTCTTCGCCGAAGAAATGGGCGCGTCGGTCAAGGGTCCGGCAGGCCTCGACGTCGACGAATACGACCAGTATTGCGACCACCTGCTCGTGCGCGATCAGGACTCGCTCAAGGTCGTCGGCACCTATCGCGTATTGCCCCCGGCACAGGCCAAGCGCCTCGGTCGTCTGTACTCCGAAGGGGAGTTCGACCTCTCGCGTCTCGACCATCTGCGCCCGAAGTTGCTCGAAACCGGCCGCTCGTGCGTGCACCCGGATTACCGCAACGGCGCGGTCATCATGGCCCTCTGGAGCGGTCTGGCCGAGTACATGCTACGCCACGGCCTCGAGACGATGCTCGGCTGCGCCAGCGTGCCGATGGCCGACGGCGGACACTACGCCGCGAGCCTCTATCGTAAGCTTCAGGACACGGCCATGGCACCCACCGAGTACCATGCCGTGCCCCGCATCGCCCTGCCCGTCGACGAGTTGCAATCGACCCTCGACGTCGAACCGCCCACCCTGGTCAAGGGCTATCTGCGCCTGGGCGCCCGCATCTGCGGCGCACCGGCCTGGGACCCCGACTTCAATACCGCCGACTTCCTCACGCTGTTCCGCCTGTCCGACATGAATCCGCGTTACGCGCGTCACTTCCTCGGACCGGAACTCGTCAACAAACTCAAACAAGCCTGA
- the phoU gene encoding phosphate signaling complex protein PhoU, which yields MNDKHLSSQFDSDLNQVCSRVLEMGGVVESQIVTAMRALNTFDRALVDEVIANEHRLNTMEVEIDEECSKIIARRQPTARDLRLLLSISKTITNLERAGDEAEKVAKRTRHLLEDGAAQNVNFAEIKLSGEMAAQLLRRTLDAFARLDAVAAADIVRDDKAIDNEFRGFVRKLVTYMMEDPRTISAGLDFLFIAKAIERIGDHAKNIAEFIIYIVKGTDVRHISREDLQRKVQGE from the coding sequence TCCAGCCAGTTCGATAGCGACCTGAACCAGGTTTGCTCGCGCGTCCTCGAGATGGGCGGCGTGGTCGAATCGCAGATCGTGACGGCCATGCGGGCGCTCAACACGTTCGACCGCGCGCTGGTCGACGAAGTGATCGCCAACGAGCACCGTCTGAACACGATGGAAGTCGAGATCGACGAGGAGTGCAGCAAGATCATCGCCCGTCGTCAGCCGACCGCGCGCGACCTGCGCCTGCTGCTCTCGATCTCGAAGACGATCACCAACCTCGAGCGCGCCGGCGACGAGGCCGAGAAAGTCGCCAAGCGTACGCGTCACCTGCTCGAAGACGGCGCCGCGCAGAACGTGAATTTCGCCGAGATCAAGCTCTCGGGCGAGATGGCCGCGCAATTGCTGCGCCGCACCCTGGACGCCTTCGCGCGCCTGGACGCGGTCGCCGCCGCCGACATCGTGCGCGACGACAAGGCCATCGACAATGAATTCCGCGGCTTCGTGCGAAAATTGGTGACGTACATGATGGAAGACCCGCGCACCATCTCGGCAGGCCTGGATTTCCTGTTCATTGCCAAGGCCATCGAGCGTATCGGCGACCATGCGAAGAACATCGCCGAATTCATCATTTACATTGTCAAAGGCACCGACGTCCGGCATATTTCGCGCGAGGATCTCCAGCGCAAAGTGCAAGGCGAGTAA
- the phoR gene encoding phosphate regulon sensor histidine kinase PhoR, whose product MNIIWARALAFLILQAAISVAVGWIFGARAGYVTAIVLLVTQLCFNIYHAQRLWRLLDAPVYGEVPSAIGLWGEIYYRLHKLAKRWHNQVKQVEQQHARFIQAIQASPNGVIMLDEQNQIDWCNAIAEAHFGIDARRDLRQQITHLLRTPAFVHYLSSERYDEALLMQHMGVKRSNVLSVQVFPYGDNRKLIISLDVTDLERTDAMRRDFVANVSHELKTPLTVLSGFLETVGELPLSPDEIQRYVEIMRQQASRMQNIVNDLLTLAKLEGSGKPPADDRIDMGMQMRSLRGDAEGLSQGQHVIEVTGAEGLDLRGAEGELHSAFSNLVSNAVRYTPQGGKIRIEWGPTEDGGARFAVTDSGLGIPAEHIPRLTERFYRIDRSRSRDTGGTGLGLAIVKHVLTRHQADLQVTSEEGRGSTFAIHFPPTRVVHRAPAEAVPGVAANG is encoded by the coding sequence ATGAATATCATCTGGGCCCGTGCGCTGGCGTTTCTGATCCTGCAGGCGGCCATTTCGGTGGCTGTGGGCTGGATCTTTGGCGCGCGCGCAGGTTACGTCACCGCCATCGTTCTGCTGGTGACGCAGCTTTGCTTCAACATTTACCATGCCCAGCGTCTGTGGCGCCTGCTCGATGCGCCGGTGTACGGCGAAGTGCCGAGCGCGATCGGACTGTGGGGCGAAATCTACTACCGGCTGCACAAGCTGGCCAAACGCTGGCATAACCAGGTCAAGCAGGTGGAACAACAGCACGCACGCTTCATTCAGGCGATCCAGGCGTCGCCCAACGGCGTGATCATGCTCGACGAACAGAATCAGATCGATTGGTGCAACGCGATCGCCGAGGCGCACTTCGGCATCGACGCGCGGCGCGATCTGCGTCAACAGATCACTCACCTCCTGCGCACGCCGGCGTTCGTGCACTACCTGTCCTCCGAGCGATACGACGAGGCGCTGCTCATGCAGCACATGGGCGTGAAGCGCAGCAACGTGCTCTCGGTGCAGGTGTTTCCGTATGGCGACAACCGCAAGCTGATCATCTCGCTCGACGTGACCGACCTGGAGCGCACCGACGCCATGCGCCGCGACTTCGTCGCGAACGTCTCGCACGAGCTCAAGACCCCGCTCACCGTCCTCTCCGGCTTCCTCGAGACCGTGGGCGAACTGCCGCTCTCGCCGGACGAGATCCAGCGTTATGTGGAGATCATGCGGCAGCAGGCGTCGCGCATGCAGAACATCGTGAACGATCTGCTCACGCTGGCGAAACTCGAAGGCAGCGGCAAGCCACCGGCGGACGATCGCATCGACATGGGCATGCAGATGCGCTCGTTGCGCGGCGACGCCGAAGGGCTCTCGCAAGGCCAGCATGTCATCGAGGTCACCGGCGCCGAAGGGCTGGATCTGCGCGGCGCCGAGGGCGAACTGCACAGCGCGTTCAGCAACCTCGTGAGCAATGCCGTGCGGTACACCCCGCAGGGCGGCAAGATCCGCATCGAGTGGGGGCCGACGGAGGACGGCGGCGCGCGCTTTGCCGTGACCGACTCCGGGCTCGGCATCCCGGCGGAGCATATTCCACGTCTGACCGAACGTTTCTACCGGATCGACCGCAGCCGGTCTCGCGATACCGGTGGCACGGGCTTGGGGCTGGCCATCGTCAAGCACGTGCTCACGCGCCATCAGGCCGATCTGCAGGTGACGAGCGAGGAAGGGCGCGGCAGCACGTTCGCGATTCACTTCCCGCCCACGCGAGTCGTGCATCGCGCGCCGGCGGAGGCGGTGCCGGGCGTGGCGGCAAACGGATAA
- the ppx gene encoding exopolyphosphatase: MSTPSPLLAAVDLGSNSFRLIIGRVEETSAGTQIYQVDALREPVRLAAGLNAEKYLDHPSQQRGWDVLKRFGERLRGFHPDQVRAVATNTLRVAKNAQDFLGEAQRALGFPIEVIAGREEARLIYAGAAHSVPTCAGNRLVVDIGGGSTEFIIGQDYEPLIMESLYIGCVSHSRQFFPSGNVDDYAMKQAELAARREIQIISATYREAGWAQAIGSSGTARALAELLEANGFNDGGVHGLTRGGLERLKRALVKAENANRLKLAGLKQDRIPVLPGGLSIMLSVFNELEVEHMETTDAALRLGVMYDLLGRTQHQDMRAVTVEQFVRRYGVDRAQADRVGRLAVALYRQLPTDAVAQGDDDDAGEDGREEGEALLGWASALHEMGLSISHSAYHKHSAYIGSNADMPGFSRPDQARLAELLLGHVGKLGKLASQARQVDWQLLFCLRLAVLFCRRRTDALPDSIEVERFDGGFQVSVPRAWIDANPLTDYSLQREAQEWEKIGMRYKVVYA, from the coding sequence ATGAGTACCCCATCGCCCTTATTAGCGGCCGTCGATCTCGGTTCGAACAGTTTTCGCCTGATCATCGGCCGGGTGGAGGAAACGTCCGCCGGCACGCAGATCTATCAGGTCGACGCGCTGCGCGAACCGGTGCGACTCGCGGCGGGCCTGAACGCGGAGAAGTATCTCGACCATCCGTCGCAGCAACGCGGCTGGGACGTGCTCAAGCGCTTCGGCGAACGTCTGCGGGGGTTCCATCCCGATCAGGTGCGGGCTGTCGCCACGAACACGCTGCGAGTGGCCAAGAACGCGCAGGACTTTCTCGGAGAGGCGCAGCGCGCGCTCGGGTTCCCGATCGAAGTGATTGCCGGTCGTGAGGAAGCGCGCCTGATCTATGCGGGCGCGGCACACTCCGTGCCGACCTGTGCGGGCAATCGGCTTGTGGTGGACATCGGTGGCGGCTCGACGGAATTCATCATCGGCCAGGATTACGAGCCGCTGATCATGGAGAGTCTGTATATCGGTTGCGTGAGCCACAGCCGGCAGTTCTTTCCGAGCGGCAACGTGGACGACTACGCCATGAAGCAGGCCGAGCTTGCGGCGCGGCGCGAGATCCAGATCATTTCGGCCACCTATCGCGAGGCGGGGTGGGCGCAGGCGATCGGCTCGTCGGGCACGGCGCGGGCACTGGCCGAACTGCTCGAGGCGAACGGGTTCAACGATGGCGGCGTGCATGGCTTGACGCGCGGTGGGCTCGAGCGCCTCAAGCGCGCGCTCGTCAAGGCGGAGAACGCCAACCGGCTCAAATTGGCCGGACTCAAGCAGGATCGCATTCCGGTGCTGCCGGGCGGGCTGTCGATCATGCTTTCCGTCTTCAATGAACTCGAAGTCGAGCACATGGAGACGACCGACGCCGCCCTGCGTCTGGGGGTGATGTACGACCTGCTGGGGCGCACGCAGCATCAGGACATGCGCGCGGTGACGGTCGAGCAGTTCGTGCGCCGCTACGGGGTGGATCGTGCGCAGGCCGATCGCGTGGGGCGTCTGGCGGTGGCCTTGTACCGCCAGTTGCCGACCGATGCCGTGGCGCAAGGCGATGACGATGACGCGGGGGAGGACGGTCGCGAGGAAGGCGAGGCGCTGCTGGGATGGGCGTCGGCATTGCACGAGATGGGGTTGTCCATCTCGCACAGTGCTTATCACAAGCATTCGGCGTATATCGGCAGCAATGCCGACATGCCGGGCTTTTCGCGTCCGGACCAGGCGCGTCTGGCGGAGTTGCTGCTGGGCCATGTCGGCAAGTTGGGCAAGCTCGCGTCGCAGGCGCGGCAGGTGGACTGGCAATTGCTGTTCTGTCTGCGTCTGGCCGTGCTGTTCTGCCGCCGGCGTACCGATGCATTGCCCGACAGCATCGAAGTCGAGCGTTTCGACGGCGGTTTCCAGGTGTCGGTGCCGCGTGCGTGGATCGACGCGAACCCGCTCACCGACTACAGCCTGCAGCGCGAGGCTCAGGAGTGGGAGAAGATCGGCATGCGCTACAAGGTGGTGTACGCCTGA
- a CDS encoding SixA phosphatase family protein — translation MNLILWRHADAENLPATLALNAQADLARELTDRGRKQAEKAAQWLRPRLPDDARILTSPAIRAVQTAQALTPSPRIVRDLAPGASAVTLLGAIDWPGTAQTVVLVGHQPSLGQLASLLVSGQEAYWTIRKAGIWWLASRRREDESQVVVRAVVNPDLL, via the coding sequence ATGAACCTGATTCTCTGGCGTCACGCCGACGCCGAAAACCTGCCCGCCACCCTCGCCCTCAACGCCCAGGCCGATCTGGCCCGCGAACTCACCGACCGCGGTCGCAAGCAAGCCGAAAAGGCAGCCCAATGGCTGCGCCCCCGCCTGCCCGACGACGCCCGCATCCTCACCAGTCCCGCCATACGCGCCGTCCAGACCGCCCAGGCCCTCACACCCAGTCCGCGCATCGTTCGCGATCTCGCCCCCGGCGCCAGCGCCGTCACCCTGCTCGGCGCCATCGACTGGCCCGGCACCGCACAGACCGTCGTGCTCGTGGGTCATCAACCCTCCCTCGGCCAACTCGCCAGCCTGCTCGTCAGTGGTCAGGAGGCCTATTGGACCATCAGGAAGGCCGGCATCTGGTGGCTCGCATCGCGCCGCCGCGAAGACGAGAGCCAGGTCGTCGTGCGCGCCGTCGTCAACCCCGATCTGTTGTAA
- the ppk1 gene encoding polyphosphate kinase 1, which translates to MNYPLLNRELGILAFNERVLAQAADPATPLLERLRFVCIVSSNLDEFFEIRVAGLKEQMRENPGMLTPDGMTFQQVYTQVCARAQALVEKQYAMFDSLLPKLEAEGIAFHPSGQWNDAQVEWARDYFLRELVPVLTPIGLDPAHPFPRVLNKSLNFAVELEGKDAFGRDAELAIVQAPRALPRLVPMPAALAPLPNSFVLLSSLMLRFASELFPGLTAKGCHQFRVTRNSDLFVDEDEITNLRTALQGELPARHLGDAVRLEVDAGTPARLVRRLQTECGLTDSDCYRVKGPVNLVRLMPLPEMVDRPDLKFVPFVPALPARMSASPAIFDLIDQGDLLLHHPYDSFQPVLELLLQAARDPDVVAIKQTIYRTGNESALMDALMEAARNGKEVTVVVELLARFDEETNINWAARLEAVGAHVVYGVVGHKCHAKMLLVVRRTRQGKKTFLKRYAHLGTGNYHPRTARLYTDFGLMTADEQLCADVHVVFQQLTGIGRQTQLHALWQSPFTMHTHLLEAIRRETEAAAAGKKARIIAKMNALLEPTIIAELYKASRAGVKIDLIVRGVCSLRAGVKGLSENITVRSIVGRFLEHHRIYYFYAHGDEQVLLSSADWMERNFFRRVEVAFPVRDKRLKARVIREGLMVHLRDNTASWVMRPDGSYLSRRPGKKPYNSQMALMKEIAQHVQSGN; encoded by the coding sequence ATGAATTACCCGCTGCTCAACCGTGAGCTTGGCATTCTGGCGTTCAACGAACGCGTACTTGCCCAGGCAGCCGATCCGGCCACGCCATTGCTCGAGCGCCTGCGCTTCGTCTGTATCGTGAGTAGCAATCTGGATGAATTCTTCGAAATCCGTGTTGCCGGGCTGAAGGAGCAGATGCGGGAAAATCCCGGCATGCTGACGCCCGACGGTATGACGTTTCAGCAAGTTTACACGCAAGTCTGCGCCCGGGCACAGGCGCTGGTCGAAAAGCAGTACGCCATGTTCGACAGCCTGTTGCCGAAGCTCGAAGCCGAGGGCATCGCCTTTCACCCGTCCGGTCAGTGGAACGACGCCCAGGTCGAATGGGCCCGCGATTACTTCCTGCGCGAACTCGTGCCGGTCCTCACGCCCATCGGTCTCGACCCGGCGCACCCGTTCCCGCGCGTGCTCAACAAGAGCCTGAATTTCGCCGTCGAGCTCGAAGGCAAGGACGCCTTCGGGCGCGACGCCGAACTCGCCATCGTGCAAGCGCCGCGCGCCCTGCCCCGGCTCGTTCCCATGCCGGCAGCCCTCGCCCCGCTGCCTAACAGCTTCGTGCTGCTCAGCTCGCTCATGCTGCGCTTTGCCAGTGAATTGTTCCCCGGCCTCACCGCCAAGGGCTGCCACCAGTTCCGCGTGACCCGCAACAGCGACCTGTTCGTCGACGAAGACGAAATCACCAACCTTCGCACCGCGCTCCAGGGCGAACTCCCGGCCCGTCACCTGGGCGACGCCGTGCGCCTGGAAGTCGACGCCGGCACCCCCGCGCGGCTCGTACGCCGCCTGCAGACCGAGTGCGGCCTCACCGACTCCGACTGCTACCGCGTCAAGGGTCCGGTCAATCTCGTGCGGTTGATGCCGCTGCCGGAAATGGTCGACCGCCCGGATCTGAAGTTCGTGCCGTTCGTGCCCGCACTGCCGGCGCGCATGAGCGCATCGCCCGCGATATTCGATCTCATCGACCAGGGCGATCTGCTGTTGCATCACCCGTACGACAGCTTCCAGCCCGTGCTAGAACTGCTGTTGCAGGCCGCACGCGACCCCGACGTCGTGGCGATCAAGCAGACGATCTATCGCACCGGCAACGAATCCGCGCTGATGGACGCCCTCATGGAGGCGGCGCGCAACGGCAAGGAAGTCACGGTGGTCGTGGAACTGCTCGCGCGCTTCGACGAAGAAACGAACATCAACTGGGCGGCCCGGCTCGAGGCGGTCGGCGCCCACGTCGTCTATGGCGTGGTCGGTCACAAATGCCACGCGAAGATGCTGCTCGTGGTGCGACGCACGCGTCAGGGCAAGAAGACCTTCCTCAAGCGCTACGCCCACCTCGGCACGGGCAACTACCATCCCCGTACGGCGCGCCTGTACACCGACTTCGGCCTGATGACCGCCGACGAGCAGCTGTGTGCCGACGTCCACGTCGTCTTCCAGCAGTTGACCGGCATCGGCCGGCAGACGCAATTGCACGCGCTGTGGCAGTCGCCGTTCACGATGCACACGCATCTGCTCGAAGCGATCCGCCGCGAGACCGAAGCCGCCGCCGCCGGCAAGAAGGCCCGCATCATTGCGAAGATGAACGCGCTGCTGGAGCCGACCATCATCGCCGAGCTGTACAAGGCCTCGCGCGCCGGCGTGAAGATCGATCTGATCGTGCGCGGCGTGTGCTCGCTTCGCGCGGGCGTGAAGGGACTGTCGGAGAACATCACCGTGCGCTCCATCGTCGGACGGTTCCTCGAGCACCATCGCATCTACTACTTTTACGCGCACGGCGACGAACAGGTACTGCTGTCGAGCGCCGACTGGATGGAGCGCAACTTCTTCCGTCGCGTGGAAGTGGCGTTCCCGGTGCGCGACAAACGTCTCAAGGCGCGCGTGATTCGCGAAGGCCTGATGGTGCATCTGCGAGACAACACGGCGTCCTGGGTCATGCGTCCGGACGGCAGCTATCTGAGCCGTCGCCCCGGCAAGAAGCCCTACAACAGCCAGATGGCGTTGATGAAGGAAATCGCACAGCACGTGCAGTCGGGCAACTGA
- the phoB gene encoding phosphate regulon transcriptional regulator PhoB: protein MPSSILIVEDEPAISELISVNLQHAGHYPIRAYNAEQALTLISDVLPDLVLLDWMLPGKSGVTFARELRANERTKHVPIIMLTARSEEQDKVMGLEIGADDYVTKPFSPKELMARIKAVLRRRAPQLTEDVVSVNGLKLDPATHRVTSHQSSGDIKLDLGPTEFRLLHFFMTHPERVHSRSQLLDQVWGDHVFVEERTVDVHIKRLRAALKPAGHDAMIETVRGSGYRLTKSV, encoded by the coding sequence ATGCCCAGCAGCATTCTGATCGTGGAAGACGAACCGGCCATTTCCGAGCTGATTTCCGTCAATCTGCAACACGCCGGTCACTATCCGATCCGGGCGTACAACGCGGAGCAGGCCCTCACGCTGATCAGCGACGTCCTGCCGGACCTCGTGCTGCTCGACTGGATGCTGCCAGGCAAGTCGGGCGTGACGTTCGCGCGCGAGCTGCGCGCGAACGAGCGCACCAAGCACGTACCGATCATCATGCTCACCGCGCGCAGCGAAGAGCAGGACAAGGTGATGGGGCTGGAGATCGGCGCGGACGATTACGTGACCAAGCCGTTCTCACCCAAGGAGCTGATGGCACGCATCAAGGCGGTGCTGCGCCGTCGCGCGCCGCAGCTCACCGAGGACGTGGTGAGCGTGAACGGTCTGAAGCTGGACCCGGCCACGCATCGCGTGACGAGCCACCAGTCGAGCGGCGATATCAAGCTCGATCTGGGGCCGACGGAGTTCCGTTTGCTGCACTTCTTCATGACGCACCCGGAGCGCGTGCACAGCCGCTCGCAGTTGCTCGACCAGGTCTGGGGCGACCACGTGTTCGTCGAAGAGCGCACGGTGGACGTGCATATCAAGCGCCTTCGCGCCGCACTCAAGCCGGCAGGCCACGATGCTATGATCGAGACCGTACGCGGCAGTGGCTATCGCCTGACGAAATCGGTCTGA